The Amphiura filiformis chromosome 13, Afil_fr2py, whole genome shotgun sequence genome segment AGAAGAAGTAATTATTGAAGAGGGTGGCTTTCTCTAAAGAAGTGGAAGCAGACATGTCATTGTAACTGATAAACTGGGGTAATGATTTCGTCCTAGTTTTAGATCGAAAAAAGGACCAGAACCGCTTCGGGTTATCAGAAAGTGTCGAACCAAACCCGGCAATATATTCATCatatttgaatgaaatcaaattttTCAAGCGGTTCCTTAGTTTGCGAAACTTAGCCCAATGGTTTACCGAGTCGCTCTTTTTTGCCCGCTTCCATGCTGTATACTTCTTCTTCTGCAAATGCCGAACCTCTGAATCTATCCAACCAGGTGTTGAACTGTCTCTAATTTTAATCTTGGGTATATTCCTGTCAAGGATAGAAACAAAGATGTTAGTGAATGAAATCCAAGCATCATTTACATCAACAGCATTAAATACACAAGAAAAATCAGCACAACTCAGCTCAGTTCTAATTTGACTAAAGTTGGCTTTTTTGTACCGGCCAGCCACAGCTGGCCGGTACTTATTAATTGgctcaagtttgttgttgtttctaactttctattagatagtgtatgaacaaaacagaaaatattgtcaaaaaattatcaagttgtcaaggcaaatagaagtaccaaaattggtgtgtgaagacaacagaagttttgtgttgattttgcattactaaggttaaatcagtatatattttaggaactttctttctaaattaaaaatttggcaaattcgctggtcctcttaccatgcacgttgaccttattagagtataaagcaCAGGGGACAATATAATACTCAGTAtaagttccaatatctgtgtgtcAGTCTGTGatcatagtgcttttcaagcaggtcaaggttatctagcagcgatcttgctataagttaatgaaactgttttgatgtcattacacatctattccagaaaacttacacatgaaaattaattggtaattggtgggagagaataattggcaggacaattggttctCACATTTTAATAGGAGTTTCACAGGATAATAATTAGATGTTATGATAGAAGAGGGTGtaatgttatgcccttaatcaaaagtctgCTATCAAAAcctatttgcacacatgataaacaattaccttcttttggataagttgattaacttcatatattttggtctatagtaatgatgatataaatcagaaaaatggagctttaatgcagatgtaacgaattatATTCCTATacgtatatcactagtctttaaccatgctaacaaaattaataaaatagcttcgggtttcagtatgtgtaggcctataatatatttgttgtttatatatatatattccaaaaataattattcttgatatagtgtttaatattctgtgtgtttaaattttcaaaactagattgttatgaattaatctatactaaaagatgcgaTGTTGTTTGCTTTGACAAgtttcatttgtgcaatcacaattatactatatagacagttttgacgtaagtGAGAGAAGAATACATAAGCTATTGGGCAAAATTGCTAAtgaattagcttccgaaattcttaaggatgtagaagggatcacatcaaacgatcacatttggtaccaaatgatcaCAGTTGgtgctaaatgttattaaatgtttggaatttatttcatcttatttcaaatttatgtaacaacgtaaagactgattttgagagaatagcaacaaatggaatttggctcaaaatacaaccataatctttacacttaaaaattatttttactgaatatttatgttttaaaaacgAAATCtaatgttactcattgtaattcatccttttgccggtacatccctttttaaagggatttttattaaaattataaacatGTCTAGGAACTTGTTTGATACGTTCAACCTTGGTAGCAATACAGAATTGTAAAAGTTTGTGATCTGTTTGAAAAAATTCACTAGAAATTGATATATCAGAAAACATATCAGGAACATTTGTAAATATCAGATCAAGAATATTGTCACAATTTTCACGAGATGGAATAAAATTGAGTTGTGAGAGAAAATATGAATTCacggagtcaagaaattgacTCTCAGCATCAGATATATTCAAATTGTTTCTACAGCCATCTATCTTTGGCAAATTAAAATCACCAAAGACATGAACAATCAGAAACACGAGATAAAGTAAAATGGAATCTGTTTGCAAAAAGATCAAGTTTGTAGTCCTGTGAGCGATAACATAAAATCAAGGCCATCTTCTTTGATCTGTTAGGTCTTAATTCAACAACAATTATTTCAGCATCAGATGGCTCAAGATCAATCCTCCGAAGAGACATGACAGATTTGTTTACACTACAGATTACACCACCACCACGACATTTCTTTTTGTCAGGTATTCTATCCTTACGATACAGTATGTAGTCTGGGTGGGAAACCTCAGCGTCAAGAATATTATCATTCAGCCATGATTCTGTGACGAGGACAATATCAAAAATCTTTTTACACAGAATAAAACCATAATCTCttaatttattgcactttttgttgacagtcttaagggctggggtatgaacgtttggacagtatttattttgggacattttttagcacatcagacatatcgaattgcattctgaatacgaagaatgtcattctgatatcaaataattttgatttttgaaattcgcaatttaatacacattttatggcaaatcattaaaaatgatatttttgatatttaacagtacttgaagtaaactttataaatctgatgttttatacttaaagtgtatgtaggtgggatgaaaagccgacgatcaattgaaaattttgacctttcgtattgaagatatggattttttcccaaaacaccaaaaaaaaattaggtctttttgggaaaaaatccatatcttcaatatgaaaggtcaaaattttcaattgaccgtcggctttttcctcctgctacatacactttaagaatatatcattagatttatataatttacttcgaggactgttatatatcaaaaatttgaaaaatatcaaatttttataatttgtcataaaatttgtattatattgtgattttcaaaaatgaaaattatttgatatcagaaagagatgcttcgtattcagaatgcaattcgataggtctgaggtgctctcatgtcccacaaaaaatactgtcgaaacgcaataaacgctcattttagatcccttaacactcCTTGTGTTTATATACAGAGTTTTCAGTTCATTGTTTGAATCTGGACCAGGGTTTAGTTCAATATCACCACTGATTATGATCAAATTGATCCGAAAGGTTGCACAAGAATTTGATAAGAGTCTGAAAAGTCTGATAAGAGCGTTTGTAACCGGAAAAACCTCATGAACTGCaagaaaatcatcaacatcaccaCAATGAATGTGAGAACCATCCGAGAGAACAGATGTAGAGAAGAGCTAGTGTCAAACTTGATAGAATATAAGTGTAACCCTGTTAAATTTCTGTTAAATATTGCCCTCTAAAGTTTAAAATTTTCTTAACCTTTGCTGCCCTCGTGTGTGGCAACAAAGTTAGGATCTCCTGGTCACTCTGGCACTACCTGGCAAGCAGGTCACACACAACCCCAACTCAGCAGAACTTCAATTTATCTATTCATTTAAAACAAGTATAAACCCATGAGATGCAAAACTTAAAGGAAACTATGACAACTGTTAACTGTAAATTGGCTGAATCACCAAGGAACGTGAAACTGGCTCTTTTAGATACCGGCAACTCCAAGACGATGTGACAGTGTTATATTTAACCTTCCGTTATGTTATCCTGCTAATACTGTGAATCTGTGTGGATTGTGGAGTCTAATGGATCATCTTCCCAAGCGCTGTTCTTGGCATGCAGCAATGAAGCTGTTTCCTACTGATGGATCCCTACAGGCGTGGATACAGAGCAGATTTGAGACAGCATTGCACTGGATGATATTATTCTGGACATTTGCTAGTTCTGAATTCAGTAGCGCGGTTACCTTCAACGGCAAGGCTAACGTATTGTTTGACTTTTCATTCGCGAATCGCGGCTTAGTAATTCTAACGGACTTTATCCAAGCAGGGTTCTTGGTATCTCCGATTACGGAATCGGAAAGTCCCATGTTAAAGAGCGTCTCTTGTTTGATCATTCAAGTGATACATGTGTCAGATGACGATTTTATGCCCATTGATTATACTGTTTGATTAAATTACTTGATTTAGTCccgttaattaataattatgtatttttgtttgtttttaggtTTAAATAAACAAGTTCAAGTATGCAAATATAACCATTCGTCAAGTTGTGTATTGTTTTATTAAGTTTTATGGTTTTTTTCACAGGCAAACCTGGGTTACACTAAGAACTTTGTCTACTACAGGCCTGATCCTGTTgagaatcattttgttgaatatctTGGCTACAACTGAGCCTAAGCTTATCCCTCGATAGTTCCCTACTTGACTAAGATCTCCTGACTTAGCTTAGGAATTGGTACTATGTTGAGGATAGACCACTGGTCAGGCTTGCTTCCTTTAATCAGTGCATTGATGCAAAACTCCAACACTATGCCATCCAGATCACATCTTTTAAGTACCTCTGGTGTAATTCATCCTCTCCACAACTCTTCCTAGATCCTTGGCCACCGGTACAATATCCTCATCTTCTCCATCTATTTCTGGATTGCTACCTAGGAGATTTTTAAAGTGGGTGAACAAGTTGTTAATCCTTTCATTCTGTATGTCTCCCTTCAGCTGATTTTTCACTGATGATTTCCTTCCAGTTATTTCATTAATTAGCTTCCAACTTTGTCCATGCTTGCAGTTGTCATGCGCTTCCTCAACTGCTCTTAGCCTTTTACTTAGATCTTCTTCCGTAGCAGTATTATATGCTTCCTCTAAGTTTGTCTTGGCTTCCTTATATCTGTGTCCGTTTTTCTCAGTTGCATCCAATTGGTACGCATCATAGGTTTCTCTGGTGTCATCTCTTGCTCTCACCACTCTGATATCACTTGAAAGCCTCACCTTCCTATTCTTcttttcaattggaataaccttTTCTGCTGCTTCCCTGTTGGCTTTTATGAATCTTTCATATCTCTCAGTAGCTATTTCCTCCACTTCCTCCAAGAAATCTGTTGTGTACTTCAACAGCATATAGCTCCTGAAGCTTGGAGCCTGAGCAGAGTGTTTTCCAGTCATGGTTCTTCTCTCTAGGTCTTGTTCTTTCTCAGACTGATCCTTGATGTCACAATAATTCTATGATCTGATCCTACACTTGAGAAGGTATTGTATGCTTCTGCATTAGGCAGTAGGCAACAGTAGGCTGTTTCTCCACTTTTTGCGAAGCAGGATATAATCCAGTTGGTACTTGTTTCCTGCTGGGCTGCAGAAAGTTCACAGCTTTCCTTTCCTCTTCCTAAAATAAGTGTTAGCACAAATCAGGttcttttcaatttcaattgccAGATCAACCAATAACATCCCATTCCTATTAGTTATATCATGATAGGTGAACTTTGCATCCTCTGGTCCAATTCTGCCATTGAAATCTCCTATAACCATCAtgacattgattgattgaatctATAGCTCTCCTCAAGTTGTCATAGTCATCTTCTATTTTGTCTTCGTCTTCCACATTGGTGGGACAGTAAGTAACAATAACAGTAGTTGCAGGGTTTCCTTGAAAGTTGGCAACCAATATTCTTTCTGTATGTGGTACCACACCAGCCAGTGAAGCCTTTGTATTTGCGCTTAGCACTCTTCCTACTCCGCCTATAGATGCACCTGCTATATTCCTGGTAGCTGATGTTGTGATAAGAGTCTGTCCCTggatgttttcaaatttgacgGGTTCTTTATGTACTATGCGGTGCTCCTGGATCCCCAGGATGTCGATGTTATGTAACCCTGTTAAATTATCTGTTAAATATTGCCCTCTAAAGTTTAAAATTTTATTAACCTTTGCTGCCCTCGTGTGTGGCAACAAAGTTAGGATCTCCTGGTCACTCTGGCACTACCTGGCAAGCAGGTCACACACATCCCCAACTCAGCAGAACTTCAATTTATCTATTCATTTAAAACAAGTATAAACCAATACAATAATCTTGGGAGAATAGTTAAAAACTACTCTTAACATGAGCACTATATCACATAATGACATAATCCAAACAGTTCATACAAAAACAGCTTAAGTTCAACATTAACCACTATGGTTAGTACACAAATTACTCGGCCTTAATCATGTATATAATATTAAAACCATAACGAGTGATGTATAATTTCAAAGTTAATAATTAATATCTGAATGTTTGTGGCAAGTTCATTTAAAGTAGTTTGAATCAAAAGGCCTATTTGATGTTACATGCAGAAATATTTAACATAATATACATGGCACTTCTTTCTCAATCTCATATTAAATGACAGTAATATAAATCCCTACATAGAGTTGTACAGGGAAGGCTAATATGCAAATCTTATTCCTTAAGTAAAATAACATCTTTACAACTATCTGCAGCCAATGTTTTGATAAAAATCCTCCTCAATAAAAGGAGAGGTATTTAGGCTTTGTGCCTCTGACAATAGAATGTCCTTGTGCATATATGAGGAAGTTTTGGGTGCATGCTAAATAACTTTTGGGTGATAATTTACAACAACACTTGTCACTTCAATGGTTTTGTTGAATTATGTTTGAATAAGTTTCAAAAGAAATTCTCTTGACACACCTAGTTTGGGTGCTAAAATACACCTAATAACATGACCAAGCACTTTACTATACTTTATATAGTGTTGTTGTGTTGAGCACACCCAAATTGGCACATTCCTTAACTTATAGAAAACTCATGTTTATCATGCATTATTTGATATTGACCAGGATATTGTTTTATTACTAATATTGTATCTTTTGCTTACATTACATAAAAGTTCACTTGAGGTCAGGTCAAGTGCAAGATCATCTTGAAAAATCCTTGGTTACTATGACAATTATAATAAATACAGGTGTTCAAGTAATCAAGTTGGTGAATTGAGCTCACTTTGATATTTTAAAGGCCTTCTTGTAAAGTTAATGTAATCTAAAACAACTTTAACTTTACTGAGATTGAATTTCCAAAACAACAAATACATAAAATCATTAATTCAACGTAATGAACGCTGTGCAAATGTGATTTGAGACATTTGGTATAATCAATAATTAGCTTACCAATGCCAAGAAATATCATAACTAACGAATCAGAATATATTTCAAGGGGTGATTGAAATATTATTTAGACAAAAATTTAAACCATGACATGATCATTATGAATAATAAAAGCACTAGAAAAATAAACAGTGAAACCAGTCTTACCTATAAAGAGCCAATAGATGGTGTGATCCAAGGGAGTGTCACAGATGGAGAAACAAATAGTAGGATGATCTTAAAATCACAGTCTAAGTTGACGAATACATGGAAATATCTGCATAATATATCTGCATACGAATATCCAATTTATCAAGTCCAACGTGGGCAATGATCTTAAATGATACGAATATCCAAGTTATCAAGTCCagtgtgggtaaataaaagaagATGACTGTCCATGAGGGTTTTGGTTTGGTCCTCTTTCTATGATGGTATGTGGCACAGTGCTGGCTAGTGGTGTAGGTGGGTGTGACCTGGACCTGGTCACTTTGGAGAACTTTTTgttatagagggcagtatttcatGGGGTTACATTCTCCCCTCTCTAAATGCGACCGTCCTCGGTCGAGGTCTTATCTTTTGTTTActccaaatatttttgttttcagatCATGGAAGAATCCTCGTCTAACTGGTGGGTTGGTATTAGTTTGCACTGAAATGGTGCTAGGCTGGCCTGGTTGGTCATAAGTGAATCGTTGCGGTGGATGAATAGTTCTTTTGGATCTTCTGGATGACTCTGGTTCCTCGGATGGCATATCTGCATCTATATTAGCAGAATCTGGTTCAGCCTGATCAGAACAAGAGGCTGGTTCACCCGGAGTAGAGATTGCTGCTGGCTCATCAACGGTACACGTTTCACCTGGTGCTGGTGGGTCTTCAGGAATTGGCTCTGATACAGATGACTTAGGTAGAAACTCTGCTGCCTCTGCTCGAAGCGGGATATCTGATGTTCCGGGTTGTGGAACAGCCGCTTCACTCGGAACAGAGTCAGTATGAGTTGATGGAGGATGCTTTGGCGTAGGGACTGGTGACGAGGGACAGCTGGGACCACTTGAAGAAATGTCCATAACACTTGGATCTGATGGAACACGATCTTCTGATTCTATTAGAGCAGGTGATACAGTACTGTTTTCGGTTGGTACTGGGATCCAAGCAAGATGCAAGGGATCACTCTCAGATTCATCTTCAGAAGATGACGTGGATGAGGCAGGTTGTTGTCTCTTCGTTTGTCTGGTCTTCCTTCTTTGAGGTAGTGGTGGTGGAGCGTCGGTGCTCTGGTCGTCTCCTGCATATCCCATAGGTAGAGGAAGCAAGTGATTCCTATGCAGGACTTTCACTGGACCATTCCCCTTCTGGGGCCTGACCTTATACACTGGCATATCAGGTCCTCTATCCTCTTCCACCAGGTATACCTGAGATTCCCATTTGTCAGCCAGTTTGTGAGGCCCTTTAAACCCAAGGTTTCTGATTAGCACCTTGTCTCCTACGTTAAGTCTATTTCCACGGATCTTTCGATCATGGCGTTGTTTGTTGAACCCGGCTCTCTTCGCTGATTCTTCCTCCGCCAATTTATAGGCTACATCAAGGCAGTGGCGAAGATCCTCAACATACTTGACATGATCTTTAGGCGTACGCTGGTCAGGAGTAACTCCAAAACGGAAGTCGATTGGAAGACGGGCTTCACGACCAAACATCAGGTAGTATGGTGAATATCCAGTGGAGTCGTGCTTGGTGCAGTTGTAAGCATGTACCAATGCACTCACATACTTACTCCACTGTTCCTTCCGTTCTGTCTCCAACGTTCCGAGCATGCTCAGCAGCGTTCGATTGAACCGCTCTGGTTGAGGATCACCCTGAGGATGGTATGGCGTTGTTCTCGTCTTCTTGATGCCTAGAAGACGGGTCAGTTCTTTGATGACCTTACCCTCAAACTCTCTGCCTTGATCGGAGTGCAATCTTTGAGGAAGCCCATAATGCACAAAGTATTTTTCCCAAAGTACTTTCGCTACTGTTTTAGCTGTCTGATCTTTTGTTGGGAAGGCCTGAGCATAGCGGGTGAAATGATCAGTGACCACAAGAATGTGCTTGGTGTTGCTCTTATCAGGCTCCAGACTCAAAAAGTCCATACAGACTAACTCCAGTGGGCTGCTTGTTGTGATGTTCACCAATGGCGCTGAATCGGGATAGGATTTCCGTCTAATACATGGACCACAGTTCTTGATATAGGTGTCTATATCATTGGCCATCCTGGGCCAGTAGAACCTCTGTCTGGCTGCGGTCACAGTCCGTTCTATGCCTAAATGTCCTAGGTTATTGTGTAAGGAGTGTATAGCAGTACTCCGGTGACTTTTCGGAAGGATCAGCTGATGACTCTTTTCTCCCTTCTACCCTGTGGTACTCCTATATAGAATTCCATCTCGAATACTGATTCTCCCGATTTCCCTGAAGAGAGACTTCAACTCTGGATTGCCACTGGTGACATCGTAAGCTGGACGGGTGTCATTGTGGATGTGATGCAGCAAGATCTTGAGGTTGGGATCCTCAGACTGCTGTTTGGCCCATTCTATCTGCGTTGAGGCTATATTATGAGGCTGGTCGTAACTTTCTGGTATTGCAGAAGCACCCATTGCAATACTGCAGATCAAGGGTTCTTCTGACTCAATCTGAGTCTTCGGTTCTTGGACATATGTTACTGAATGGCTCTGACATATGGCATGTATGGCTTCCCTCGAACAGACGTTGTCCTTCTCATCTACATTGCCCTTTAGTCGATGTTCAAGCAGTTGAATCTTCTGCAACTGATCTGCTCTATCATCAGTACTGGGGTCTGAAGTGTGTGGTCTCCTGGAGAGAGCATCGGCGTTGGCATTTGTCCTTCCTGGTCGGTAATGGATGGTGAAGTTAAAATTCGCTAATGCAGCCAACCATCTGTGTCCCACTGCATCCAGCTTGGCTGAAGTGAGTACATATGTTAAAGGATTATTATCGGTTAAGACTTTGGTATCTTGTGCCATATATAGGTAATCCTTAAACTTGTCTGTGATGGCCCACTTCAGTGCTAAGTACTCTAACTTATGAGCCGGGTATGAGTTGCGCTCACTTCTATTCAACCCTCGACTAGCATATGCCACCGGGCGGAGTTGTTCATCTTGCTCTTGTAGGAGCACCGCTCCTAGTCCATCTCTGCTGGCATCAACATGAACAACAAAAGGCTTATCCATGTCAGCAAATGCCAAAACTGGGGCAGTTATCAGCTTCTCCTTAAGAAGATTAAAGGCTTTGTCACATTCAGATGTCCACTTTTCACCAAAGGGTTCTCGGGGGTTGGTGACTGGTGATTGTGCGCTCTTTGTCTTGGAACCTCGTTTGTGGGTCGTAGAACCAGCAGTAAAAGCATGCAGGGGTGCAGCAATTCTAGAATAGCCTTCAATAAAACGGCGGTAATAACCGGCGAATCCTAAGAAGGAGCGTAGATCTTTGATGTTCTTAGGCTGTGGCCAGGTCTTGATGGTAGCGATCTTTTCTGGGTCTGTTGCCACGCCCTTGTCTGACACAATATGACCAAGGTAGGTGACACTCTGGCAGCATATTTGACACTTCTCAGGGGATATCTTCAACCCAAATGTTGCCAATCTATCAAGCACCTTTGAAAGTCGTTCTTCCATCTGTGGTAAGTCTTTTGCAAAAACTATCAGATCGTCCATGTAGACAAGGACTTCAAGAAGGTTGAGTCCGGTCAAGCATTTCTCCATCAGCCTCTGGAAGGTGGCAGGGGCTCCTTTGATCCCTTGCGGCATCCGCTGGAACTCGTAGAAACCAAGAGGACAAATAAATGCAGTCTTTTCCTTGTCAGACTCTCTCATAGGTATTTGATAGAAACCGGACTTCAAGTCAATCACCGTAAACCATTGGCTTCCAGAGAGGCTGTCGAGGGCTTCTTGGATAATGGGGACTGCATATTGGTCCGGAAGGGATCGATTGTTCAAAGTACGGTAGTCCACACACATTCTTAGCTCTCCGGACTTCTTTCGCACCAGCACAATGGG includes the following:
- the LOC140167453 gene encoding uncharacterized protein; amino-acid sequence: MIFLGIDNLTGLHNIDILGIQEHRIVHKEPVKFENIQGQTLITTSATRNIAGASIGGVGRVLSANTKASLAGVVPHTERILVANFQGNPATTVIVTYCPTNVEDEDKIEDDYDNLRRAIDSINQCHDGYRRFQWQNWTRGCKVHLS